From the Winogradskyella forsetii genome, the window CTTTTACCAAATCAAAAACTTCAGATAATAACGGTTTATAAGTTTTTAATTTTTCCTGATTAGGATAGGTTGGATAAAATTTTGAACCACAGTCAAACTGCTTAATTTCATCATAATCCATTTGGTACAAATTGTAATGTGCTTCTAATGAATCTGGAATACTTTCGCCTTTTAAATCATAGCAAATTAAAGGGTTCATAAAGGGTTCATGAGAAATCACCACCTTTTTATCTTTTGAAATCACGATATCCAACTCGAGTGTGTTCACCCCTAAATCGATGGCTTTTTCAAAAGCTGGCAAAGAATTTTCTGGAAACAAACCTCTGCATCCTCTATGACCTTGAATATCGATGCGTTCTTGCTCTGGATTGCAGCTCATACCTAAAAGAATTAAAAATGCAGCTGTACTAATTGTCAAGATCTGCCGAAAGCGTTGATTTTTCATACTTCTGAAACGGTTGTTTTAGCAAATCCTTGATATTGCTGTTTTTTATTTCATCAGGAAATACATCGACGCCATATTTTAATTTTTCACGATCCAGATACCTATAGGTCCCAAACATACGATCCCAAATGCTAAAGATATTTCCATAATTGGAATCGGTATAAGGCAATCTAAAATGATGATGGGTTTTGTGCATATCTGGCGACACAATGACGTAACTCAATGCTTTGTCCAAACCTTTTGGCATTTTAATATTCGCATGCGTAAACTGGGTAAATATGAGTGACATGGCCTGATAAATCATAATCAAAGCAATTGGAGTCCCAACCACAAAAACACCAAGTAGTGTAAACGAAAATCGAATTAAACTTTCTATGGGATGATGCCTGTTGGCCGTGGTCGTATCAACGTTATGATCAGTATGGTGAACCAAATGCACCATCCATAACGGTTTTACTTTGTGTTCTACATAATGCGCTAAGTAAGCACCAAAAAAATCGAGCAATACTACACCTAACAAAGCGTAAAGCCAAAGTGGCATTTGAGGCAACCAATTGATAATTCCGAAATCATTAGCTTTTACCCAATCTGCAGCGCCTAAAAGTAAAAACGCCAAAGCGAAATTGATAACAACAGTAGTTAACGTAAAAAAGAGATTTGGGATGGCATGTTGCCATTTTTTGTATGTAAACTTAAATAACGGTAAACCACCTTCCAACACCCAAAAAAACGTGAGTCCACCAACCAAAATAAGACTTCGGTGCGACGACGGAATGGTTTCAAAATAGGTAATGATGGTTTCCAATGCGTTTAAGAGTTGAGATTTATAAGCATTTGCGCTTTCTTCAAATTTACTGAAGAAAGTTTAGATTTCCATGGAGCAGCATCGTTTTCATCATTTAAAATCTGATAAGCCGTATAATATAGAAATGCCGCAAAAGTCTGATTATTGGGTTCAACATTTTTGGCGTCCATTCGTCTGAGTTGCCGTAGTACTTTTTTGGGACGCTGTGTAATTAAGTTTTCTTGAATTTTTAAAAGCTCTACGCGTTGGGTTAATGTAAGCTGATCTTCTTCTGGGTTTGCTTCTATGAATCTGGTAGCTTCATCTAAATAGATATTTGATAAGTCAATGATTTTTTTTCTGATGTCTTCTTTTAAATACATTGAAAAATCGAGATATTTTGAAGCTAAATAGTAGGCGGAATAAAAATCTTTCTTTATTTGGTAGCCCTTTAATTCATGTTCTATAAACTCTGTATTTAAGGCATAATCGCGAATTAAAGTACTAATATTTTGGTAACTATTAAGATCACTGGAAACATTTAAAATATTACCATGAATATCCATTATTTTTATGGAATCGTCATTAAATTTATCGATATATTTTTGGGATCTTCTGCCCTTGATTTCGGGATACCAATCGGCATAACGATTCTCATTTACTATGACAGGCACAAAATGCTTCCAAATTAATGGGCTGACGGTTTCATCTTCAAACATATTTTGAATAAACGCTGTTCTCCCATCATCCAATTCTACCAAAACCGGATATGGATAGGTGGTCGCTTCCTCCCACACCATCAAAACCATTTTATTCTGCACCTTGGCTAAGCTTTGGGCAATCTCCAAATTGGTCATCCATGGTTGTGCATGGGACATATTAATGGTAAAAAGAATAAAAAAGGCTTTTATTAAATAGTTTTTCATACTCATTTTTTTTAATCATTTTAATATCAAAAATTATTCCGAAAAGACAATCCTTACAATTCTATTCTCTTTTTCATTTCTTCAACAATATTATATGCTGCTGGACAAATAGCAACATTCTTCATTGTTAAACTGGCTATCTGCTGAAATTTTTTTCGATCCGTATGCGGAAATTCCCGACAGGCCTTTGGTCTTACCTCATAAATAGAACAATAATTATCAGCGCCTAAGAACGTACAAGGAACAGATTGCAATACATAATCGTTTTCTTCATCTAAACGCAAATAGGTTTCAATGAATTGCTGTGCTTTCATTTTAAACGCTTTAGCAATACGCTGAATATCCTTATCTGTAAATAATGGCCCTGTGGTTTTGCAACAATTGGCACACTCTAAACAATCGGTACGTTCAAATTCTTCCTCGTGCAATTCCTGCATCAGATAATCCAATTGCTTTGGCGGTTTCTTTTTTAGCTTCGTAAAAAAAGTTTTATTCTCCTTATGCTTATCTTTGGCAAGCTTTGGAAGGTTATTGATTTGGTCTTGCATATCGCAAATTTAAGTAAAGTTCTCGATACAATTTTGAGAAAATTAGAAATCAACAGATTGAACGGATTAAAACCAAATACGTTATTTTTTGCCACCAATTCACTAATAAATGAACTATACTCATTAAAAATTTGTGACGAAGTATCTTATAGCAATTACAAGAATAAAAATCTAAAGATTTTTTTAGCCATATAATACAAGAAGATAAAATACGTGTATTTATGGCTTCATATTTTTAACCCCTTTGACTATCAAAATCACTCTAACTGAATTTCAATACTAATTACATATGAAAGACCTCTTCGGAAAAGCATTATTAGATTACCACAACGGAAATTATACTGAAGACCTTATAACTTCTACCAATATTTCAGAAGAAGATATATTACCGCTTCCCTATTTATTTAGAACCTATTCTGAAATGCCAAAACTGGAACAGAAAGCACTGCAACTCTCCCAAGGAAACGTTTTAGATGTAGGTTGTGGCGGAGGAAGTCATTCGTTGTGGTTACAAGAAAAAGGTTTAACCGTAAAAGCCATTGATGTTTCTGAAGGCGCGATTGAAGTGGCAGAAAAGCGTGGTATTTTAAATGCTGAATTAAAACCACTTCTGGAGGAAACCGAAACTTTTGACACCATTTTATTGTTAATGAACGGTACGGGAATTTTTAAAGAATTATCCCAAGTTTCTAACTATTTGAAGCATTTAAAATCTTTATTGAATGCTGATGGTCAAATCTTAATTGACTCTTCTGATATTTCTTATATGTATGAAGATGAGGATGGCGGCATGTGGTTAGACCTCAACCAAGGTTATCCTGGCGAATTGGATTATTTTCTGTCTTACAGAGGCGAAAAAGAAGCGCCAATGAAATGGTTGTATCTCGATTTTGAAACGTTAAAAACAGCGTGTTTAACAGTTGGATTAAAATGTGAGAAGGTTATGGA encodes:
- a CDS encoding YkgJ family cysteine cluster protein, giving the protein MQDQINNLPKLAKDKHKENKTFFTKLKKKPPKQLDYLMQELHEEEFERTDCLECANCCKTTGPLFTDKDIQRIAKAFKMKAQQFIETYLRLDEENDYVLQSVPCTFLGADNYCSIYEVRPKACREFPHTDRKKFQQIASLTMKNVAICPAAYNIVEEMKKRIEL
- a CDS encoding sterol desaturase family protein, giving the protein METIITYFETIPSSHRSLILVGGLTFFWVLEGGLPLFKFTYKKWQHAIPNLFFTLTTVVINFALAFLLLGAADWVKANDFGIINWLPQMPLWLYALLGVVLLDFFGAYLAHYVEHKVKPLWMVHLVHHTDHNVDTTTANRHHPIESLIRFSFTLLGVFVVGTPIALIMIYQAMSLIFTQFTHANIKMPKGLDKALSYVIVSPDMHKTHHHFRLPYTDSNYGNIFSIWDRMFGTYRYLDREKLKYGVDVFPDEIKNSNIKDLLKQPFQKYEKSTLSADLDN
- a CDS encoding class I SAM-dependent methyltransferase — translated: MKDLFGKALLDYHNGNYTEDLITSTNISEEDILPLPYLFRTYSEMPKLEQKALQLSQGNVLDVGCGGGSHSLWLQEKGLTVKAIDVSEGAIEVAEKRGILNAELKPLLEETETFDTILLLMNGTGIFKELSQVSNYLKHLKSLLNADGQILIDSSDISYMYEDEDGGMWLDLNQGYPGELDYFLSYRGEKEAPMKWLYLDFETLKTACLTVGLKCEKVMDGLHFDYLAQIKLI